A portion of the Phocoena sinus isolate mPhoSin1 chromosome 9, mPhoSin1.pri, whole genome shotgun sequence genome contains these proteins:
- the REPIN1 gene encoding replication initiator 1 isoform X5, producing the protein MLERRCRGPVAMGPAQPRLLSGPSQESPQTLEKEPQGLRSQGTAVAQSGSQALGRAHRCAHCRRHFPGWVALWLHARRCQARLPLPCPECGRRFRHAPFLALHCQVHAAATPDLGFACHLCGQSFRGWVALVLHLLAHSAAKRPIACPDCERRFWRRKQLRAHLRRCHPPAPEARPFICGNCGRSFAQWDQLVAHKRVHVAEALEEAAAKALGPRPRGRPAVTAPRPGGDAVDRPFQCTCCGKRFRHKPNLIAHRRVHTGERPHQCPECGKRFTNKPYLTSHRRIHTGEKPYPCTECGRRFRHKPNLLSHSKIHKRSEGSAQGAPRSGSPQLPAGPPEPSSEPAPEPPLKPAPEPLEAPGEPPGRQAEAPPSLYSCEDCGRSFRLERFLRAHQRQHTGERPFTCAECGKNFGKKTHLVAHSRVHSGERPFACEECGRRFSQGSHLAAHRRDHAPERPFVCPDCGKAFRHKPYLAAHRRIHTGEKPYVCPDCGKAFSQKSNLVSHRRIHTGERPYACPDCDRSFSQKSNLITHRKSHIRDGAFCCAICGQTFDDEEKLLAHQKKHDV; encoded by the coding sequence ATGCTGGAACGTCGCTGCAGGGGCCCCGTGGCCATGGGCCCCGCCCAGCCGCGACTCCTTTCTGGGCCCTCCCAGGAGTCGCCCCAGACCCTGGAGAAGGAGCCCCAAGGGCTGAGGTCACAAGGCACTGCCGTGGCCCAGTCGGGCAGCCAGGCCCTAGGTCGGGCCCATCGTTGTGCCCACTGTCGAAGGCACTTCCCGGGCTGGGTGGCCCTCTGGCTTCATGCCCGGCGCTGCCAGGCCCGGCTGCCCCTGCCCTGTCCCGAGTGTGGCCGTCGCTTCCGCCACGCCCCTTTCTTGGCACTGCACTGCCAGGTCCATGCCGCCGCCACCCCAGACCTGGGCTTTGCCTGCCACCTCTGCGGGCAGAGCTTCCGAGGCTGGGTGGCCCTGGTTCTGCACCTGCTGGCCCACTCGGCGGCAAAGCGGCCCATCGCCTGTCCCGACTGCGAGAGACGCTTCTGGCGGAGAAAGCAGCTTAGGGCCCATTTGCGGCGCTGCCACCCCCCGGCGCCCGAGGCCCGGCCCTTCATATGCGGCAATTGCGGCCGCAGCTTCGCCCAGTGGGACCAGCTGGTTGCTCACAAGCGGGTTCACGTGGCCGAAGCCCTGGAGGAAGCGGCGGCCAAGGCCCTCGGGCCTCGGCCTCGGGGCCGTCCTGCGGTGACCGCGCCCCGGCCCGGTGGAGACGCCGTCGACCGCCCCTTCCAGTGTACCTGCTGCGGGAAGCGCTTCCGCCACAAGCCCAACCTGATCGCCCACCGCCGCGTGCACACAGGCGAGAGGCCCCACCAGTGCCCTGAGTGCGGGAAGCGCTTCACCAATAAGCCCTACCTGACCTCGCACCGGCGCATCCACACGGGCGAGAAGCCCTACCCGTGCACCGAGTGCGGCCGCCGCTTCCGCCACAAACCCAACCTGCTGTCGCACAGCAAGATCCACAAGCGCTCCGAAGGGTCTGCCCAGGGTGCCCCCCGCTCGGGGAGCCCCCAGCTTCCCGCCGGCCCCCCGGAGCCCTCGTCAGAGCCCGCCCCGGAGCCCCCGCTGAAGCCGGCCCCGGAGCCTTTGGAGGCCCCAGGGGAGCCCCCCGGCCGCCAGGCGGAGGCCCCGCCCTCTCTCTACAGCTGCGAGGACTGTGGGCGGAGCTTCCGGCTGGAGCGCTTCCTGCGGGCCCATCAGCGGCAGCACACGGGCGAGCGGCCCTTCACCTGCGCCGAGTGCGGGAAGAACTTCGGCAAGAAGACCCACCTGGTGGCCCACTCCCGGGTCCACTCAGGCGAGCGGCCCTTTGCCTGTGAGGAGTGCGGGCGCCGCTTCTCCCAGGGGAGCCACCTGGCCGCCCACCGGCGCGACCACGCGCCGGAGCGGCCCTTCGTCTGCCCGGACTGCGGGAAAGCTTTCCGCCACAAGCCCTACCTGGCCGCACACCGGCGCATCCACACCGGCGAGAAGCCCTACGTCTGCCCCGACTGCGGCAAAGCCTTCAGCCAGAAGTCCAACCTGGTGTCGCATCGGCGCATCCACACGGGCGAGCGCCCCTACGCCTGCCCCGACTGCGACCGCAGCTTCAGTCAGAAGTCCAACCTCATCACCCACCGCAAGAGCCACATCCGGGACGGCGCCTTCTGCTGCGCCATCTGTGGCCAGACCTTTGACGACGAGGAGAAGCTCCTGGCCCATCAGAAGAAGCATGATGTCTGA
- the REPIN1 gene encoding replication initiator 1 isoform X3, which produces MGVGVSLLLQFSLTSGDYQSVGGSRRSSRRNIPGRSWKKPHLQLHSLQAEEESMLERRCRGPVAMGPAQPRLLSGPSQESPQTLEKEPQGLRSQGTAVAQSGSQALGRAHRCAHCRRHFPGWVALWLHARRCQARLPLPCPECGRRFRHAPFLALHCQVHAAATPDLGFACHLCGQSFRGWVALVLHLLAHSAAKRPIACPDCERRFWRRKQLRAHLRRCHPPAPEARPFICGNCGRSFAQWDQLVAHKRVHVAEALEEAAAKALGPRPRGRPAVTAPRPGGDAVDRPFQCTCCGKRFRHKPNLIAHRRVHTGERPHQCPECGKRFTNKPYLTSHRRIHTGEKPYPCTECGRRFRHKPNLLSHSKIHKRSEGSAQGAPRSGSPQLPAGPPEPSSEPAPEPPLKPAPEPLEAPGEPPGRQAEAPPSLYSCEDCGRSFRLERFLRAHQRQHTGERPFTCAECGKNFGKKTHLVAHSRVHSGERPFACEECGRRFSQGSHLAAHRRDHAPERPFVCPDCGKAFRHKPYLAAHRRIHTGEKPYVCPDCGKAFSQKSNLVSHRRIHTGERPYACPDCDRSFSQKSNLITHRKSHIRDGAFCCAICGQTFDDEEKLLAHQKKHDV; this is translated from the exons ATGGGGGTAGGGGTGTCTTTACTGCTGCAGTTTTCTCTGACGTCTGGGGACTACCAGAGTGTGGGCGGAAGCAGGCGCTCCAGCCGCAGGAACATCCCCGGGAGGAGCTGGAAAAAGCCTCATCTCCAGCTCCACAGCCTGCAGG CAGAGGAAGAATCGATGCTGGAACGTCGCTGCAGGGGCCCCGTGGCCATGGGCCCCGCCCAGCCGCGACTCCTTTCTGGGCCCTCCCAGGAGTCGCCCCAGACCCTGGAGAAGGAGCCCCAAGGGCTGAGGTCACAAGGCACTGCCGTGGCCCAGTCGGGCAGCCAGGCCCTAGGTCGGGCCCATCGTTGTGCCCACTGTCGAAGGCACTTCCCGGGCTGGGTGGCCCTCTGGCTTCATGCCCGGCGCTGCCAGGCCCGGCTGCCCCTGCCCTGTCCCGAGTGTGGCCGTCGCTTCCGCCACGCCCCTTTCTTGGCACTGCACTGCCAGGTCCATGCCGCCGCCACCCCAGACCTGGGCTTTGCCTGCCACCTCTGCGGGCAGAGCTTCCGAGGCTGGGTGGCCCTGGTTCTGCACCTGCTGGCCCACTCGGCGGCAAAGCGGCCCATCGCCTGTCCCGACTGCGAGAGACGCTTCTGGCGGAGAAAGCAGCTTAGGGCCCATTTGCGGCGCTGCCACCCCCCGGCGCCCGAGGCCCGGCCCTTCATATGCGGCAATTGCGGCCGCAGCTTCGCCCAGTGGGACCAGCTGGTTGCTCACAAGCGGGTTCACGTGGCCGAAGCCCTGGAGGAAGCGGCGGCCAAGGCCCTCGGGCCTCGGCCTCGGGGCCGTCCTGCGGTGACCGCGCCCCGGCCCGGTGGAGACGCCGTCGACCGCCCCTTCCAGTGTACCTGCTGCGGGAAGCGCTTCCGCCACAAGCCCAACCTGATCGCCCACCGCCGCGTGCACACAGGCGAGAGGCCCCACCAGTGCCCTGAGTGCGGGAAGCGCTTCACCAATAAGCCCTACCTGACCTCGCACCGGCGCATCCACACGGGCGAGAAGCCCTACCCGTGCACCGAGTGCGGCCGCCGCTTCCGCCACAAACCCAACCTGCTGTCGCACAGCAAGATCCACAAGCGCTCCGAAGGGTCTGCCCAGGGTGCCCCCCGCTCGGGGAGCCCCCAGCTTCCCGCCGGCCCCCCGGAGCCCTCGTCAGAGCCCGCCCCGGAGCCCCCGCTGAAGCCGGCCCCGGAGCCTTTGGAGGCCCCAGGGGAGCCCCCCGGCCGCCAGGCGGAGGCCCCGCCCTCTCTCTACAGCTGCGAGGACTGTGGGCGGAGCTTCCGGCTGGAGCGCTTCCTGCGGGCCCATCAGCGGCAGCACACGGGCGAGCGGCCCTTCACCTGCGCCGAGTGCGGGAAGAACTTCGGCAAGAAGACCCACCTGGTGGCCCACTCCCGGGTCCACTCAGGCGAGCGGCCCTTTGCCTGTGAGGAGTGCGGGCGCCGCTTCTCCCAGGGGAGCCACCTGGCCGCCCACCGGCGCGACCACGCGCCGGAGCGGCCCTTCGTCTGCCCGGACTGCGGGAAAGCTTTCCGCCACAAGCCCTACCTGGCCGCACACCGGCGCATCCACACCGGCGAGAAGCCCTACGTCTGCCCCGACTGCGGCAAAGCCTTCAGCCAGAAGTCCAACCTGGTGTCGCATCGGCGCATCCACACGGGCGAGCGCCCCTACGCCTGCCCCGACTGCGACCGCAGCTTCAGTCAGAAGTCCAACCTCATCACCCACCGCAAGAGCCACATCCGGGACGGCGCCTTCTGCTGCGCCATCTGTGGCCAGACCTTTGACGACGAGGAGAAGCTCCTGGCCCATCAGAAGAAGCATGATGTCTGA
- the REPIN1 gene encoding replication initiator 1 isoform X4: MGVGVSLLLQFSLTSGDYQSVGGSRRSSRRNIPGRSWKKPHLQLHSLQEEESMLERRCRGPVAMGPAQPRLLSGPSQESPQTLEKEPQGLRSQGTAVAQSGSQALGRAHRCAHCRRHFPGWVALWLHARRCQARLPLPCPECGRRFRHAPFLALHCQVHAAATPDLGFACHLCGQSFRGWVALVLHLLAHSAAKRPIACPDCERRFWRRKQLRAHLRRCHPPAPEARPFICGNCGRSFAQWDQLVAHKRVHVAEALEEAAAKALGPRPRGRPAVTAPRPGGDAVDRPFQCTCCGKRFRHKPNLIAHRRVHTGERPHQCPECGKRFTNKPYLTSHRRIHTGEKPYPCTECGRRFRHKPNLLSHSKIHKRSEGSAQGAPRSGSPQLPAGPPEPSSEPAPEPPLKPAPEPLEAPGEPPGRQAEAPPSLYSCEDCGRSFRLERFLRAHQRQHTGERPFTCAECGKNFGKKTHLVAHSRVHSGERPFACEECGRRFSQGSHLAAHRRDHAPERPFVCPDCGKAFRHKPYLAAHRRIHTGEKPYVCPDCGKAFSQKSNLVSHRRIHTGERPYACPDCDRSFSQKSNLITHRKSHIRDGAFCCAICGQTFDDEEKLLAHQKKHDV, translated from the exons ATGGGGGTAGGGGTGTCTTTACTGCTGCAGTTTTCTCTGACGTCTGGGGACTACCAGAGTGTGGGCGGAAGCAGGCGCTCCAGCCGCAGGAACATCCCCGGGAGGAGCTGGAAAAAGCCTCATCTCCAGCTCCACAGCCTGCAGG AGGAAGAATCGATGCTGGAACGTCGCTGCAGGGGCCCCGTGGCCATGGGCCCCGCCCAGCCGCGACTCCTTTCTGGGCCCTCCCAGGAGTCGCCCCAGACCCTGGAGAAGGAGCCCCAAGGGCTGAGGTCACAAGGCACTGCCGTGGCCCAGTCGGGCAGCCAGGCCCTAGGTCGGGCCCATCGTTGTGCCCACTGTCGAAGGCACTTCCCGGGCTGGGTGGCCCTCTGGCTTCATGCCCGGCGCTGCCAGGCCCGGCTGCCCCTGCCCTGTCCCGAGTGTGGCCGTCGCTTCCGCCACGCCCCTTTCTTGGCACTGCACTGCCAGGTCCATGCCGCCGCCACCCCAGACCTGGGCTTTGCCTGCCACCTCTGCGGGCAGAGCTTCCGAGGCTGGGTGGCCCTGGTTCTGCACCTGCTGGCCCACTCGGCGGCAAAGCGGCCCATCGCCTGTCCCGACTGCGAGAGACGCTTCTGGCGGAGAAAGCAGCTTAGGGCCCATTTGCGGCGCTGCCACCCCCCGGCGCCCGAGGCCCGGCCCTTCATATGCGGCAATTGCGGCCGCAGCTTCGCCCAGTGGGACCAGCTGGTTGCTCACAAGCGGGTTCACGTGGCCGAAGCCCTGGAGGAAGCGGCGGCCAAGGCCCTCGGGCCTCGGCCTCGGGGCCGTCCTGCGGTGACCGCGCCCCGGCCCGGTGGAGACGCCGTCGACCGCCCCTTCCAGTGTACCTGCTGCGGGAAGCGCTTCCGCCACAAGCCCAACCTGATCGCCCACCGCCGCGTGCACACAGGCGAGAGGCCCCACCAGTGCCCTGAGTGCGGGAAGCGCTTCACCAATAAGCCCTACCTGACCTCGCACCGGCGCATCCACACGGGCGAGAAGCCCTACCCGTGCACCGAGTGCGGCCGCCGCTTCCGCCACAAACCCAACCTGCTGTCGCACAGCAAGATCCACAAGCGCTCCGAAGGGTCTGCCCAGGGTGCCCCCCGCTCGGGGAGCCCCCAGCTTCCCGCCGGCCCCCCGGAGCCCTCGTCAGAGCCCGCCCCGGAGCCCCCGCTGAAGCCGGCCCCGGAGCCTTTGGAGGCCCCAGGGGAGCCCCCCGGCCGCCAGGCGGAGGCCCCGCCCTCTCTCTACAGCTGCGAGGACTGTGGGCGGAGCTTCCGGCTGGAGCGCTTCCTGCGGGCCCATCAGCGGCAGCACACGGGCGAGCGGCCCTTCACCTGCGCCGAGTGCGGGAAGAACTTCGGCAAGAAGACCCACCTGGTGGCCCACTCCCGGGTCCACTCAGGCGAGCGGCCCTTTGCCTGTGAGGAGTGCGGGCGCCGCTTCTCCCAGGGGAGCCACCTGGCCGCCCACCGGCGCGACCACGCGCCGGAGCGGCCCTTCGTCTGCCCGGACTGCGGGAAAGCTTTCCGCCACAAGCCCTACCTGGCCGCACACCGGCGCATCCACACCGGCGAGAAGCCCTACGTCTGCCCCGACTGCGGCAAAGCCTTCAGCCAGAAGTCCAACCTGGTGTCGCATCGGCGCATCCACACGGGCGAGCGCCCCTACGCCTGCCCCGACTGCGACCGCAGCTTCAGTCAGAAGTCCAACCTCATCACCCACCGCAAGAGCCACATCCGGGACGGCGCCTTCTGCTGCGCCATCTGTGGCCAGACCTTTGACGACGAGGAGAAGCTCCTGGCCCATCAGAAGAAGCATGATGTCTGA
- the REPIN1 gene encoding replication initiator 1 isoform X2 gives MDARRASALPAREFSLTSGDYQSVGGSRRSSRRNIPGRSWKKPHLQLHSLQEEESMLERRCRGPVAMGPAQPRLLSGPSQESPQTLEKEPQGLRSQGTAVAQSGSQALGRAHRCAHCRRHFPGWVALWLHARRCQARLPLPCPECGRRFRHAPFLALHCQVHAAATPDLGFACHLCGQSFRGWVALVLHLLAHSAAKRPIACPDCERRFWRRKQLRAHLRRCHPPAPEARPFICGNCGRSFAQWDQLVAHKRVHVAEALEEAAAKALGPRPRGRPAVTAPRPGGDAVDRPFQCTCCGKRFRHKPNLIAHRRVHTGERPHQCPECGKRFTNKPYLTSHRRIHTGEKPYPCTECGRRFRHKPNLLSHSKIHKRSEGSAQGAPRSGSPQLPAGPPEPSSEPAPEPPLKPAPEPLEAPGEPPGRQAEAPPSLYSCEDCGRSFRLERFLRAHQRQHTGERPFTCAECGKNFGKKTHLVAHSRVHSGERPFACEECGRRFSQGSHLAAHRRDHAPERPFVCPDCGKAFRHKPYLAAHRRIHTGEKPYVCPDCGKAFSQKSNLVSHRRIHTGERPYACPDCDRSFSQKSNLITHRKSHIRDGAFCCAICGQTFDDEEKLLAHQKKHDV, from the exons ATGGACGCGCGACGCGCCTCCGCGCTCCCCGCCAGAGAG TTTTCTCTGACGTCTGGGGACTACCAGAGTGTGGGCGGAAGCAGGCGCTCCAGCCGCAGGAACATCCCCGGGAGGAGCTGGAAAAAGCCTCATCTCCAGCTCCACAGCCTGCAGG AGGAAGAATCGATGCTGGAACGTCGCTGCAGGGGCCCCGTGGCCATGGGCCCCGCCCAGCCGCGACTCCTTTCTGGGCCCTCCCAGGAGTCGCCCCAGACCCTGGAGAAGGAGCCCCAAGGGCTGAGGTCACAAGGCACTGCCGTGGCCCAGTCGGGCAGCCAGGCCCTAGGTCGGGCCCATCGTTGTGCCCACTGTCGAAGGCACTTCCCGGGCTGGGTGGCCCTCTGGCTTCATGCCCGGCGCTGCCAGGCCCGGCTGCCCCTGCCCTGTCCCGAGTGTGGCCGTCGCTTCCGCCACGCCCCTTTCTTGGCACTGCACTGCCAGGTCCATGCCGCCGCCACCCCAGACCTGGGCTTTGCCTGCCACCTCTGCGGGCAGAGCTTCCGAGGCTGGGTGGCCCTGGTTCTGCACCTGCTGGCCCACTCGGCGGCAAAGCGGCCCATCGCCTGTCCCGACTGCGAGAGACGCTTCTGGCGGAGAAAGCAGCTTAGGGCCCATTTGCGGCGCTGCCACCCCCCGGCGCCCGAGGCCCGGCCCTTCATATGCGGCAATTGCGGCCGCAGCTTCGCCCAGTGGGACCAGCTGGTTGCTCACAAGCGGGTTCACGTGGCCGAAGCCCTGGAGGAAGCGGCGGCCAAGGCCCTCGGGCCTCGGCCTCGGGGCCGTCCTGCGGTGACCGCGCCCCGGCCCGGTGGAGACGCCGTCGACCGCCCCTTCCAGTGTACCTGCTGCGGGAAGCGCTTCCGCCACAAGCCCAACCTGATCGCCCACCGCCGCGTGCACACAGGCGAGAGGCCCCACCAGTGCCCTGAGTGCGGGAAGCGCTTCACCAATAAGCCCTACCTGACCTCGCACCGGCGCATCCACACGGGCGAGAAGCCCTACCCGTGCACCGAGTGCGGCCGCCGCTTCCGCCACAAACCCAACCTGCTGTCGCACAGCAAGATCCACAAGCGCTCCGAAGGGTCTGCCCAGGGTGCCCCCCGCTCGGGGAGCCCCCAGCTTCCCGCCGGCCCCCCGGAGCCCTCGTCAGAGCCCGCCCCGGAGCCCCCGCTGAAGCCGGCCCCGGAGCCTTTGGAGGCCCCAGGGGAGCCCCCCGGCCGCCAGGCGGAGGCCCCGCCCTCTCTCTACAGCTGCGAGGACTGTGGGCGGAGCTTCCGGCTGGAGCGCTTCCTGCGGGCCCATCAGCGGCAGCACACGGGCGAGCGGCCCTTCACCTGCGCCGAGTGCGGGAAGAACTTCGGCAAGAAGACCCACCTGGTGGCCCACTCCCGGGTCCACTCAGGCGAGCGGCCCTTTGCCTGTGAGGAGTGCGGGCGCCGCTTCTCCCAGGGGAGCCACCTGGCCGCCCACCGGCGCGACCACGCGCCGGAGCGGCCCTTCGTCTGCCCGGACTGCGGGAAAGCTTTCCGCCACAAGCCCTACCTGGCCGCACACCGGCGCATCCACACCGGCGAGAAGCCCTACGTCTGCCCCGACTGCGGCAAAGCCTTCAGCCAGAAGTCCAACCTGGTGTCGCATCGGCGCATCCACACGGGCGAGCGCCCCTACGCCTGCCCCGACTGCGACCGCAGCTTCAGTCAGAAGTCCAACCTCATCACCCACCGCAAGAGCCACATCCGGGACGGCGCCTTCTGCTGCGCCATCTGTGGCCAGACCTTTGACGACGAGGAGAAGCTCCTGGCCCATCAGAAGAAGCATGATGTCTGA
- the REPIN1 gene encoding replication initiator 1 isoform X1 has translation MDARRASALPAREFSLTSGDYQSVGGSRRSSRRNIPGRSWKKPHLQLHSLQAEEESMLERRCRGPVAMGPAQPRLLSGPSQESPQTLEKEPQGLRSQGTAVAQSGSQALGRAHRCAHCRRHFPGWVALWLHARRCQARLPLPCPECGRRFRHAPFLALHCQVHAAATPDLGFACHLCGQSFRGWVALVLHLLAHSAAKRPIACPDCERRFWRRKQLRAHLRRCHPPAPEARPFICGNCGRSFAQWDQLVAHKRVHVAEALEEAAAKALGPRPRGRPAVTAPRPGGDAVDRPFQCTCCGKRFRHKPNLIAHRRVHTGERPHQCPECGKRFTNKPYLTSHRRIHTGEKPYPCTECGRRFRHKPNLLSHSKIHKRSEGSAQGAPRSGSPQLPAGPPEPSSEPAPEPPLKPAPEPLEAPGEPPGRQAEAPPSLYSCEDCGRSFRLERFLRAHQRQHTGERPFTCAECGKNFGKKTHLVAHSRVHSGERPFACEECGRRFSQGSHLAAHRRDHAPERPFVCPDCGKAFRHKPYLAAHRRIHTGEKPYVCPDCGKAFSQKSNLVSHRRIHTGERPYACPDCDRSFSQKSNLITHRKSHIRDGAFCCAICGQTFDDEEKLLAHQKKHDV, from the exons ATGGACGCGCGACGCGCCTCCGCGCTCCCCGCCAGAGAG TTTTCTCTGACGTCTGGGGACTACCAGAGTGTGGGCGGAAGCAGGCGCTCCAGCCGCAGGAACATCCCCGGGAGGAGCTGGAAAAAGCCTCATCTCCAGCTCCACAGCCTGCAGG CAGAGGAAGAATCGATGCTGGAACGTCGCTGCAGGGGCCCCGTGGCCATGGGCCCCGCCCAGCCGCGACTCCTTTCTGGGCCCTCCCAGGAGTCGCCCCAGACCCTGGAGAAGGAGCCCCAAGGGCTGAGGTCACAAGGCACTGCCGTGGCCCAGTCGGGCAGCCAGGCCCTAGGTCGGGCCCATCGTTGTGCCCACTGTCGAAGGCACTTCCCGGGCTGGGTGGCCCTCTGGCTTCATGCCCGGCGCTGCCAGGCCCGGCTGCCCCTGCCCTGTCCCGAGTGTGGCCGTCGCTTCCGCCACGCCCCTTTCTTGGCACTGCACTGCCAGGTCCATGCCGCCGCCACCCCAGACCTGGGCTTTGCCTGCCACCTCTGCGGGCAGAGCTTCCGAGGCTGGGTGGCCCTGGTTCTGCACCTGCTGGCCCACTCGGCGGCAAAGCGGCCCATCGCCTGTCCCGACTGCGAGAGACGCTTCTGGCGGAGAAAGCAGCTTAGGGCCCATTTGCGGCGCTGCCACCCCCCGGCGCCCGAGGCCCGGCCCTTCATATGCGGCAATTGCGGCCGCAGCTTCGCCCAGTGGGACCAGCTGGTTGCTCACAAGCGGGTTCACGTGGCCGAAGCCCTGGAGGAAGCGGCGGCCAAGGCCCTCGGGCCTCGGCCTCGGGGCCGTCCTGCGGTGACCGCGCCCCGGCCCGGTGGAGACGCCGTCGACCGCCCCTTCCAGTGTACCTGCTGCGGGAAGCGCTTCCGCCACAAGCCCAACCTGATCGCCCACCGCCGCGTGCACACAGGCGAGAGGCCCCACCAGTGCCCTGAGTGCGGGAAGCGCTTCACCAATAAGCCCTACCTGACCTCGCACCGGCGCATCCACACGGGCGAGAAGCCCTACCCGTGCACCGAGTGCGGCCGCCGCTTCCGCCACAAACCCAACCTGCTGTCGCACAGCAAGATCCACAAGCGCTCCGAAGGGTCTGCCCAGGGTGCCCCCCGCTCGGGGAGCCCCCAGCTTCCCGCCGGCCCCCCGGAGCCCTCGTCAGAGCCCGCCCCGGAGCCCCCGCTGAAGCCGGCCCCGGAGCCTTTGGAGGCCCCAGGGGAGCCCCCCGGCCGCCAGGCGGAGGCCCCGCCCTCTCTCTACAGCTGCGAGGACTGTGGGCGGAGCTTCCGGCTGGAGCGCTTCCTGCGGGCCCATCAGCGGCAGCACACGGGCGAGCGGCCCTTCACCTGCGCCGAGTGCGGGAAGAACTTCGGCAAGAAGACCCACCTGGTGGCCCACTCCCGGGTCCACTCAGGCGAGCGGCCCTTTGCCTGTGAGGAGTGCGGGCGCCGCTTCTCCCAGGGGAGCCACCTGGCCGCCCACCGGCGCGACCACGCGCCGGAGCGGCCCTTCGTCTGCCCGGACTGCGGGAAAGCTTTCCGCCACAAGCCCTACCTGGCCGCACACCGGCGCATCCACACCGGCGAGAAGCCCTACGTCTGCCCCGACTGCGGCAAAGCCTTCAGCCAGAAGTCCAACCTGGTGTCGCATCGGCGCATCCACACGGGCGAGCGCCCCTACGCCTGCCCCGACTGCGACCGCAGCTTCAGTCAGAAGTCCAACCTCATCACCCACCGCAAGAGCCACATCCGGGACGGCGCCTTCTGCTGCGCCATCTGTGGCCAGACCTTTGACGACGAGGAGAAGCTCCTGGCCCATCAGAAGAAGCATGATGTCTGA